The sequence ACGGTTGCCGCCTCCAGTCGGCGGTTTTGGGCTTGGGGGAGCCGTCAGCCGAGAGCAACGTACTTGGCCTGACAAACCCGGGAAGCGAATGAGCTTCATTTGTTTCTATCTTGTCAGAACGCAGGCAGATCTGGCTGAAAGCGTTACGACGGCTTAATCGAATAGCGGTATCGGTATACGTCGATCTGCTTTGGGCGCGTTGCCTTACGTAAACCAGTTGCCTGTACGCTAACCAACTTCGCCTCATGACACAACCAGCCGATAAACGCTCGCCCATACAGCACATTTTACTAATAGTCAGCCTATTAGGCTTGATTCTGACCAGTATCTTTTTGAGTCGTCGCAGCGTACATGACGTTCAGGAAGCTTCCGCGTCCATCTATAAAGATCGCCTGGTGCCAACCGGCATGCTGGTCAATCTGACGTCCACGATCTACCGAAAACGGTCGCTATTGGAAACCTACGTGCTGGCGGTTGATAAACCCACGATGAACCAGCTTGTCTCTTCGCTCGATCAGCTGACCAGACGGACCGACTCCCTGCTGGTTGAATTTAGCCAGACCAGGTTGACGGCCAACGAAGCCGCCCAACTCGACTTACTAAAAAAGCGATTGGCGGTTTACAACCAGCTAGAGGGTGAACTCACGGCCAACCCGGTCA comes from Fibrella aestuarina BUZ 2 and encodes:
- a CDS encoding MCP four helix bundle domain-containing protein, with the protein product MTQPADKRSPIQHILLIVSLLGLILTSIFLSRRSVHDVQEASASIYKDRLVPTGMLVNLTSTIYRKRSLLETYVLAVDKPTMNQLVSSLDQLTRRTDSLLVEFSQTRLTANEAAQLDLLKKRLAVYNQLEGELTANPVNSSTAQQTLFTGRSNQAFSQVAQTLDDLASLQLTVGEELLGESRGETNYIYVLTALQIGLVLLIGLSVFWHRF